The following proteins are encoded in a genomic region of Streptococcus constellatus subsp. constellatus:
- a CDS encoding DUF3173 family protein: MLVSIQDLRSIQERCDVGELVQRLDVSIDRLTVIWDTDTGSLRRIFKNLKQAISTRVDSFEIHDNVRDDVFTLAKDFNEYDSINDIIHQARELLVSRGYTFYNRKRLMVVPKSIVNEILGTEVA; this comes from the coding sequence TTGTTGGTTTCTATACAAGATTTAAGAAGCATTCAAGAACGATGTGATGTAGGAGAATTAGTACAGCGGTTAGATGTCAGTATTGATAGATTAACGGTTATCTGGGATACAGACACTGGTTCCCTAAGACGAATTTTCAAAAATCTGAAACAGGCAATAAGTACAAGAGTTGATTCATTTGAAATACATGATAACGTACGAGATGATGTCTTTACTTTAGCTAAAGATTTTAATGAGTATGATTCGATCAATGATATCATTCATCAGGCAAGAGAATTACTTGTATCACGAGGCTATACATTTTATAATCGCAAACGTTTGATGGTTGTTCCAAAAAGTATTGTAAATGAGATTCTAGGAACAGAGGTGGCGTAA